Proteins from a single region of Streptomyces spectabilis:
- a CDS encoding S1C family serine protease, whose product MTESFRHSGEYHQQQASPGHHGGTQGAYPPPPAYEPEPAGAPAAAHRRRAKGPVALLAAVALAAAAVGGGTAYAVQTLTGDDGGTGARNVNGTSVSAGSKGTVSGVAAAVTPSTVEINASGNAGKSTGSGVIITSDGEIVTNNHVVSGATSITVRTSDGKTYRAKTVGTDSKKDLALIKLEGASGLKAASLGDSDKVQVGDEVVAIGSPEGLTGTVTSGIISALDRDVTVSADPGKGGGQEQQGPGGGWPFEFGGQEFNGDTGSSKTTYKALQTDASLNPGNSGGALIDMNGNIVGINSAMYAPSSGSGGAGGSGDSGSVGLGFAIPVNTVKADLAKLRAGADG is encoded by the coding sequence ATGACCGAGAGCTTCCGCCACAGCGGCGAGTACCACCAGCAGCAGGCCTCCCCTGGGCACCACGGCGGTACGCAGGGCGCGTACCCGCCCCCGCCCGCCTACGAGCCGGAGCCCGCCGGGGCGCCCGCGGCCGCGCACCGGCGCCGCGCCAAGGGGCCCGTCGCCCTCCTGGCCGCGGTCGCGCTGGCCGCCGCGGCCGTCGGCGGCGGCACCGCGTACGCCGTGCAGACCCTCACCGGCGACGACGGCGGGACCGGCGCGAGGAACGTCAACGGCACGAGCGTCTCCGCGGGCAGCAAGGGCACCGTCTCCGGCGTCGCCGCCGCCGTGACGCCGAGCACCGTCGAGATCAACGCCTCCGGCAACGCGGGCAAGTCCACCGGCTCCGGCGTGATCATCACGTCCGACGGCGAGATCGTCACCAACAACCACGTCGTCTCCGGCGCCACGTCGATCACCGTGCGGACCAGCGACGGCAAGACGTACCGGGCCAAGACGGTGGGCACGGACAGCAAGAAGGACCTCGCGCTCATCAAGCTGGAGGGCGCCTCGGGTCTGAAGGCCGCGAGCCTCGGCGACTCCGACAAGGTCCAGGTCGGCGACGAGGTCGTCGCGATCGGCTCGCCCGAGGGGCTGACCGGGACCGTCACCAGCGGCATCATCTCCGCGCTCGACCGGGACGTGACCGTGTCCGCGGACCCCGGCAAGGGCGGCGGCCAGGAGCAGCAGGGGCCCGGCGGCGGCTGGCCCTTCGAGTTCGGCGGCCAGGAGTTCAACGGCGACACGGGGTCGTCGAAGACGACGTACAAGGCGCTGCAGACCGACGCGTCGCTCAACCCCGGGAACTCCGGGGGTGCCCTCATCGACATGAACGGGAACATCGTCGGGATCAACTCCGCGATGTACGCGCCCAGTTCCGGCAGCGGTGGGGCCGGGGGGTCCGGCGACTCCGGCAGCGTCGGCCTCGGCTTCGCGATTCCCGTCAACACGGTGAAGGCGGACCTGGCGAAGCTGCGGGCGGGCGCGGACGGCTGA
- a CDS encoding response regulator transcription factor has translation MSPAEGDPQRILIVDDEPAVREALQRSLAFEGYGTEVAVDGADALEKAAAYRPDLVVLDIQMPRMDGLTAARRLRATGSTTPILMLTARDTVGDRVSGLDAGADDYLVKPFELDELFARIRALLRRSSYAVAAGQTTESEVLSFADLRMDLATREVTRGTRTVELTRTEFTLLEMFLAHPRQVLTREQILKAVWGFDFEPSSNSLDVYVMYLRRKTEGGGEPRLVHTVRGVGYVLRADAAGTGGRE, from the coding sequence ATGAGCCCCGCCGAAGGCGACCCGCAGCGGATCCTGATCGTGGACGACGAGCCCGCCGTACGCGAGGCGCTCCAGCGCAGCCTCGCCTTCGAGGGCTACGGCACCGAGGTGGCCGTGGACGGCGCGGACGCCCTGGAGAAGGCGGCCGCGTACCGCCCCGACCTCGTCGTGCTCGACATCCAGATGCCCCGCATGGACGGCCTGACGGCCGCCCGCAGGCTCCGCGCCACCGGCTCGACGACCCCGATCCTGATGCTCACCGCCCGGGACACGGTCGGCGACCGCGTCTCGGGCCTGGACGCGGGTGCGGATGACTACCTGGTCAAGCCCTTCGAGCTGGACGAGCTCTTCGCCCGCATCCGCGCCCTGCTGCGGCGCAGCTCGTACGCGGTGGCCGCCGGGCAGACGACGGAGAGCGAGGTGCTCTCCTTCGCCGACCTGCGGATGGACCTCGCCACGCGTGAGGTGACGCGCGGCACGCGCACCGTGGAGCTGACCCGCACCGAGTTCACGCTCCTGGAGATGTTCCTGGCGCACCCGCGCCAGGTGCTCACCCGGGAGCAGATCCTGAAGGCGGTGTGGGGCTTCGACTTCGAGCCGTCGTCCAACTCCCTCGACGTGTACGTCATGTACTTGCGCCGCAAGACGGAGGGCGGCGGCGAGCCGCGCCTGGTGCACACGGTGCGGGGCGTGGGGTACGTGCTGCGCGCGGACGCCGCGGGGACCGGCGGCCGCGAGTGA
- a CDS encoding sensor histidine kinase, protein MRGLPNRLKALPLRSRLALLVAAAVAFAVAAAAVACWFVVRNVLVSSLDSALSERRTSGLDEAVSALIDKDTGRCGRASLARTNSPDLYEQIFQVVDQGGNSCVVLGRPDVTLQLKKSDTEVALRERDEAFHDATTSDGKKYRVYTYPMPGQPFAISIARPLNEVQDTLSNLVLVLSLVAGVGIVGAGAAGLWVARTGLRPVDELTAAVEHVARTEDLSLRIPTEEASDDEIARLSRSFNAMTSALASSRDLQQQLIADAGHELRTPLTSLRTNIELLARSEETGRAIPPDDRRALLASVKAQMTELASLIGDLQELSRPDAAGESKVQVVALHEIVDTALQRARLRGPELTFEADLTPWYVRAEPPALERAIVNILDNAVKFGPPGTAIEVALKHGVLTVRDHGPGIPPDELPHVFDRFWRSPTARSLPGSGLGLSIVARAVRQSGGEVTLGPAPTAGTVATVTLPGAPAPPPAAP, encoded by the coding sequence GTGAGGGGCCTGCCGAACCGTCTGAAGGCGCTGCCGCTGCGGTCGCGGCTCGCGCTGCTCGTCGCCGCGGCGGTCGCCTTCGCGGTCGCCGCCGCGGCGGTGGCGTGCTGGTTCGTGGTGCGCAACGTGCTGGTCAGCTCGTTGGACTCCGCCCTGAGCGAGCGCCGTACCAGCGGGCTCGACGAGGCGGTGAGCGCCTTGATCGACAAGGACACCGGCCGGTGCGGCCGCGCGTCGCTCGCGCGGACCAACAGCCCGGACCTGTACGAGCAGATCTTCCAGGTGGTCGACCAGGGCGGCAACAGCTGCGTCGTCCTGGGGCGGCCGGACGTCACCCTTCAACTGAAGAAGTCGGACACCGAGGTCGCCCTGCGCGAGCGCGACGAGGCCTTCCACGACGCCACCACGTCCGACGGCAAGAAGTACCGCGTCTACACCTACCCGATGCCCGGTCAGCCCTTCGCGATCTCCATCGCCCGCCCCCTCAACGAGGTCCAGGACACCCTGAGCAACCTCGTCCTGGTGCTCTCCCTGGTGGCCGGGGTGGGCATCGTCGGCGCGGGCGCCGCGGGTCTGTGGGTCGCGCGCACGGGGCTGCGCCCGGTGGACGAGCTGACGGCCGCCGTCGAGCACGTGGCCCGTACCGAGGACCTGAGTCTGCGCATCCCGACGGAGGAGGCCAGCGACGACGAGATCGCCCGGCTCTCCCGGTCCTTCAACGCGATGACGTCGGCCCTGGCCTCATCCCGCGACCTCCAGCAGCAGCTCATCGCCGACGCGGGGCACGAGCTGCGCACCCCGCTCACCTCGCTCCGTACGAACATCGAGCTGCTCGCCCGCAGCGAGGAGACGGGCCGCGCCATCCCGCCCGACGACCGCCGGGCGCTGCTCGCGTCGGTCAAGGCGCAGATGACTGAGCTGGCCTCGCTCATCGGCGACCTCCAGGAGCTGTCCCGGCCGGACGCGGCGGGCGAGAGCAAGGTGCAGGTCGTCGCCCTGCACGAGATCGTGGACACGGCCCTCCAGCGGGCCCGGCTCCGCGGCCCCGAGCTGACCTTCGAGGCCGACCTCACGCCGTGGTACGTCCGCGCGGAGCCGCCCGCCCTGGAGCGGGCCATCGTCAACATCCTGGACAACGCGGTGAAGTTCGGCCCGCCGGGCACGGCCATCGAGGTCGCCCTGAAGCACGGCGTCCTGACCGTACGGGACCACGGCCCCGGCATCCCGCCGGACGAACTGCCCCACGTCTTCGACCGCTTCTGGCGCTCCCCCACCGCCCGCAGCCTGCCCGGCTCCGGCCTCGGTCTGTCCATCGTGGCCCGCGCGGTCCGCCAGTCGGGCGGCGAGGTGACCCTGGGCCCGGCCCCCACCGCCGGAACGGTGGCGACCGTGACGCTCCCCGGGGCTCCCGCGCCACCGCCTGCCGCGCCCTGA
- the abc-f gene encoding ribosomal protection-like ABC-F family protein — MFRAPAVPAAPAAASSQLTLADVTKRHPHHVVLDRVSLSVRPGEKAGVIGDNGSGKSTLLRLLAGAERPDNGTVTVVAPGGVGHLAQTLDLPDSARVGDAVDLALAELRALERRIGAAAARLDEREPSSYEEYAALVEEFEARGGYGADRRVDVALRHLGEHTGLDRARRLGTLSGGQRSRLALAATLAAAPELLLLDEPTNDLDDEAVAWLEERLRAHRGTLVAVTHDRTFLDRVTDTILEVDHETRSVRRYGNGYAGYLTAKAAERARQAREYEEWRAEVARRSRLADSHIGRLDAIPRKAPAAFSGAGAFRARSRAHGAMSRIRDARERLARLAANPAPRPPEPLRFTAAIAGTADRAVELADVRVPGRLALDELHVPAGGRLLVTGPNGAGKSTLLRVLAGELAPDPGATVRRPARVGLLRQVEEPLSRPGGNRSVLAAFGAERAEELLALGLFRERDLVRPVRDLSTGQRRRLALARLVSEPYDLLLLDEPTNHLAPSLVEDLEAALAAYPGTVVVVSHDRRLREAFPGQTLRLG, encoded by the coding sequence TTGTTCCGTGCACCCGCAGTACCCGCCGCCCCTGCCGCCGCCTCCTCGCAGCTCACGCTCGCCGACGTCACCAAGCGCCATCCGCACCACGTCGTCCTCGACCGCGTCTCGCTCAGCGTCCGGCCCGGCGAGAAGGCCGGGGTCATCGGGGACAACGGCTCCGGCAAGTCCACCCTGCTCCGGCTGCTCGCCGGGGCGGAGCGGCCCGACAACGGCACGGTGACCGTGGTCGCGCCCGGCGGCGTCGGGCACCTCGCGCAGACCCTGGACCTGCCGGACTCGGCGCGCGTCGGCGACGCCGTCGACCTCGCCCTGGCCGAACTCCGCGCCCTGGAGCGACGGATCGGGGCCGCGGCCGCGCGGCTCGACGAGCGCGAACCGTCCTCGTACGAGGAGTACGCCGCCCTCGTCGAGGAGTTCGAGGCCCGCGGCGGCTACGGCGCGGACCGGCGCGTCGACGTCGCCCTGCGGCACCTGGGCGAGCACACGGGCCTGGACCGCGCGCGGCGGCTCGGCACCCTCTCCGGCGGGCAGCGCTCCCGCCTCGCCCTGGCCGCGACGCTCGCCGCCGCGCCCGAGCTGCTGCTGCTCGACGAGCCCACCAACGACCTCGACGACGAGGCCGTCGCCTGGCTGGAGGAGCGGCTGCGCGCCCACCGGGGCACGCTCGTCGCCGTCACCCACGACCGGACGTTCCTCGACCGCGTCACCGACACCATCCTGGAGGTCGACCACGAGACCCGTTCCGTGCGCCGCTACGGCAACGGCTACGCGGGATACCTGACCGCCAAGGCCGCCGAACGGGCCCGGCAGGCGCGGGAGTACGAGGAGTGGCGCGCCGAGGTGGCCCGCAGGTCGCGGCTCGCCGACTCCCACATCGGGCGGCTCGACGCGATTCCGCGCAAGGCGCCTGCGGCGTTCAGCGGCGCGGGGGCCTTCCGCGCCCGGTCGCGGGCGCACGGCGCGATGAGCCGCATCCGTGACGCGCGCGAGCGCCTGGCGCGGCTCGCCGCGAACCCGGCGCCCCGGCCGCCCGAACCCCTGCGGTTCACCGCCGCCATCGCCGGGACCGCGGACCGCGCCGTCGAACTCGCCGACGTACGCGTGCCGGGGCGGCTCGCGCTCGACGAGCTGCACGTGCCCGCGGGCGGGCGCCTGCTCGTCACCGGGCCCAACGGCGCGGGCAAGTCCACACTGCTGCGCGTGCTCGCGGGCGAGCTGGCCCCCGACCCGGGCGCCACGGTCCGCAGGCCCGCGCGGGTGGGGCTGCTGCGGCAGGTGGAGGAGCCGCTGTCACGGCCCGGCGGGAACCGCTCGGTGCTCGCCGCGTTCGGCGCGGAGCGCGCCGAGGAGCTGCTCGCGCTCGGGCTCTTCCGGGAGCGGGACCTGGTCCGGCCCGTGCGCGACCTTTCCACCGGGCAGCGGCGGCGGCTCGCCCTGGCCCGCCTGGTCAGCGAGCCGTACGACCTGCTGCTCCTGGACGAGCCGACGAACCATCTGGCGCCCTCCCTGGTGGAGGACCTGGAGGCGGCGCTCGCGGCCTACCCCGGCACGGTGGTCGTGGTCAGCCACGACAGGAGACTCCGGGAGGCCTTCCCGGGCCAGACCCTGCGCCTCGGCTGA
- a CDS encoding LmeA family phospholipid-binding protein: MRSPHRIAPTTDPPTDPPKKPNPYDELAELAPNPLDDFLEEDGGAADDEPWAPPNHRRGSRRRRNRFAGLPFAVKTLVALAVGAAFFVLADRWALLYAEHEAADKLKDQLNLSAAPEVDIEGFPFLTQVLDQRLDQVRVTVPDVAADRVSLAKVSATATDVTLKGDGPTSLTGAVIDKMHGEVLLSFDDLNRELGASQVTFTGHGRDQVLARGTLPVAGHDLKVRADAHIERVGVRGVATDIDRMRLDIGDLATYRPGARASEGLHLSRKSAGRVARESDRAKALLAVPTIAHRLGLPDAAVREALRSDAKLNDLTGSPRFVDDVMRLNLLDVAMEHPELLRRLGLDPALLKGLDGLTRPVLADRLSLAFQLPRLPGEGAVGLRDVTVRRDGIRAEVQGYGIGFG; this comes from the coding sequence ATGCGTTCCCCCCACCGCATAGCCCCCACGACTGACCCCCCGACTGACCCCCCGAAGAAGCCCAATCCGTACGACGAGCTGGCAGAACTCGCGCCGAACCCGCTGGACGACTTCCTTGAGGAAGACGGCGGAGCTGCCGACGACGAGCCCTGGGCTCCGCCCAACCACCGGCGGGGCAGCCGTCGCCGTCGCAACCGGTTCGCCGGGCTTCCGTTCGCCGTGAAGACGCTCGTCGCGCTTGCCGTCGGCGCCGCCTTCTTCGTCCTCGCCGACCGCTGGGCCCTCCTCTACGCCGAGCACGAGGCCGCCGACAAGCTCAAGGACCAGCTGAACCTCAGCGCGGCGCCCGAGGTCGACATCGAGGGCTTCCCCTTCCTCACCCAGGTCCTCGACCAGCGTCTCGACCAGGTCCGGGTCACCGTCCCCGACGTCGCCGCCGACCGGGTCTCGCTCGCGAAGGTCTCGGCGACCGCGACGGACGTGACCCTCAAGGGCGACGGGCCCACCTCCCTCACCGGCGCCGTCATCGACAAGATGCACGGTGAGGTGCTGCTCTCCTTCGACGATCTGAACCGTGAACTCGGCGCCTCGCAGGTCACGTTCACCGGGCACGGCCGTGACCAGGTCCTCGCGCGCGGCACGCTGCCCGTCGCCGGGCACGACCTGAAGGTGCGCGCCGACGCCCACATCGAGCGCGTCGGGGTGCGCGGCGTGGCCACCGACATCGACCGGATGCGGCTCGACATCGGCGACCTGGCCACGTACCGGCCCGGGGCGCGGGCCTCCGAGGGGCTGCATCTGAGCCGGAAGTCCGCCGGGCGGGTGGCCCGGGAGTCGGACCGGGCCAAGGCGCTCCTCGCGGTGCCGACGATCGCCCACCGCCTCGGCCTGCCCGACGCGGCCGTGCGCGAGGCGCTGCGCAGCGACGCCAAGCTCAACGACCTCACGGGCTCGCCGCGGTTCGTCGACGACGTGATGCGCCTGAACCTCCTGGACGTGGCCATGGAGCACCCCGAGCTGCTCCGCCGCCTCGGCCTCGACCCCGCCCTCCTCAAGGGTCTCGACGGCCTCACCCGCCCCGTCCTCGCCGACCGCCTCTCCCTAGCCTTCCAACTGCCCCGGCTGCCGGGCGAGGGAGCGGTGGGCCTGCGCGACGTCACGGTCCGCAGGGACGGCATCCGCGCGGAGGTACAGGGCTACGGCATCGGCTTCGGCTAG
- a CDS encoding bifunctional metallophosphatase/5'-nucleotidase — MSATSQPRRPRRRAARVLALTAGLATVGALAAALPAAAGQEQGQDRMAAVGHHGKKRTVDVQLLSFNDFHGNLQAPAGSSGQVTEKQPDGTEKKIDAGGAEYLATSLRTARKGHPYSITAAAGDLIGASPLLSGLFHDEPSVEALNKMDLDVSSVGNHEFDEGAAELSRIQNGGCHPKDGCYEKDKHGKAKEFKGADFPYLTANVTKEKTGKSLLKPYFVWKHKGVKIGFIGLTLEGTPDIVSADGIKGLKFHDEVETINKYAKVLDKQGVKSIVTLIHEGGSPASQAYNYDCDSPGAGDGISGPIAAIAKNASPKVDAFVTGHTHQAYVCTIPDPAGKPRMVTSASSYGKLYTDTTLTYDRKTKDIVRTGVQSANHVVSRTQPKAADMTRLIDRWNKLAAPIANRPVGYISGDIPGRGAGTPESPLGDLIADAQLAHAKSLDPKAAVALMNPGGIRSDLVHKASGSEGDGVVTYGEAFTVQPFANTVNLVDLTGAQLLTALRQQVSGSNEASPKILQISDGLTYTLDMTKTGADRIVTDSVRLNGKPLDANATYRVALNSFLAGGGDGFAELGKGTKPLVGADDLKALNDYFAANSSAAKPIAPPKADRITVVK, encoded by the coding sequence GTGTCAGCCACATCCCAGCCACGCAGGCCGAGGCGCAGAGCCGCCCGGGTGCTCGCCCTCACGGCGGGCCTCGCCACCGTCGGCGCGCTCGCCGCCGCGCTGCCCGCGGCCGCGGGCCAGGAGCAGGGTCAGGACCGGATGGCGGCCGTGGGGCACCACGGCAAGAAGCGCACGGTCGATGTGCAGCTGCTCTCCTTCAACGACTTCCACGGCAACCTCCAGGCACCCGCCGGTTCCTCGGGCCAGGTCACCGAGAAGCAGCCGGACGGCACGGAGAAGAAGATCGACGCGGGCGGTGCCGAGTATCTGGCGACGTCCCTGCGCACGGCCCGCAAGGGCCACCCGTACTCGATCACGGCGGCGGCCGGCGACCTCATAGGCGCGAGCCCGCTGCTCTCCGGGCTCTTCCACGACGAGCCGAGCGTCGAGGCCCTGAACAAGATGGACCTGGACGTCTCCAGCGTCGGCAACCACGAGTTCGACGAGGGCGCCGCGGAACTGTCGCGCATCCAGAACGGCGGCTGTCACCCCAAGGACGGCTGCTACGAGAAGGACAAGCACGGCAAGGCCAAGGAGTTCAAGGGCGCCGACTTCCCCTACCTCACGGCGAACGTGACCAAGGAGAAGACCGGCAAGTCCCTCCTCAAGCCCTACTTCGTGTGGAAGCACAAGGGCGTGAAGATCGGCTTCATCGGCCTCACCCTCGAAGGCACCCCGGACATCGTCTCGGCCGACGGCATCAAGGGCCTGAAGTTCCACGACGAGGTCGAGACGATCAACAAGTACGCGAAGGTCCTCGACAAGCAGGGCGTGAAGTCGATCGTCACCCTCATCCACGAGGGCGGCTCCCCGGCCAGCCAGGCCTACAACTACGACTGCGACTCGCCGGGCGCGGGCGACGGCATCTCCGGCCCCATCGCCGCGATCGCCAAGAACGCCTCGCCCAAGGTCGACGCGTTCGTCACCGGCCACACGCACCAGGCGTACGTGTGCACCATCCCCGACCCGGCGGGCAAGCCGCGCATGGTCACGTCGGCGTCCTCGTACGGCAAGCTCTACACCGACACCACGCTGACGTACGACCGCAAGACCAAGGACATCGTGCGCACCGGCGTGCAGTCCGCCAACCACGTCGTCAGCCGCACGCAGCCCAAGGCCGCCGACATGACGCGCCTGATCGACCGCTGGAACAAGCTGGCCGCGCCCATCGCCAACCGGCCCGTCGGCTACATCTCCGGCGACATCCCCGGCCGGGGCGCCGGAACGCCCGAGTCGCCGCTCGGCGACCTCATCGCCGACGCGCAGCTCGCGCACGCCAAGTCCCTGGACCCGAAGGCCGCCGTGGCCCTGATGAACCCGGGCGGCATCCGCTCCGACCTCGTCCACAAGGCGAGCGGTAGCGAGGGCGACGGCGTCGTGACGTACGGCGAGGCGTTCACCGTGCAGCCGTTCGCCAACACCGTGAACCTCGTCGACCTCACCGGCGCGCAGCTGCTCACCGCCCTGCGCCAGCAGGTCAGCGGCTCGAACGAGGCCTCCCCGAAGATCCTCCAGATCTCCGACGGGCTCACGTACACGCTGGACATGACGAAGACGGGCGCGGACCGGATCGTCACCGACTCGGTGCGCCTGAACGGCAAGCCGCTGGACGCGAACGCCACTTACCGCGTCGCCCTGAACTCCTTCCTCGCGGGCGGCGGCGACGGCTTCGCCGAGCTGGGCAAGGGCACGAAGCCGCTGGTCGGCGCGGACGACCTGAAGGCGCTCAACGACTACTTCGCCGCGAACTCCTCGGCGGCCAAGCCGATCGCGCCGCCGAAGGCGGACCGCATCACGGTTGTGAAGTAA
- the mshD gene encoding mycothiol synthase, whose protein sequence is MTDETPARTPAALRQIDTYDVLTAEQATAVLALLTEAARTDGQQAVSEQGRLQLRGGAREGVRHLLLTVDGELVGYAQLEDNDPVEAPAAELVVHPAHRGHGHGRALGAALLAESGRRLRVWAHGGHSAARHLAQVLGLTLFRELRQMRRPLDGLDLAEPALPEGVRVRAFVPGADDAAWLAVNAEAFAHHPEQGSLTQRDLDDRKAEPWFDPAGFFLAERVSPDGAELIGFHWTKTHAAERLGEVYVLGVRPGAQGGGLGKSLTAIGLRHLAAAGLPTAMLYVDADNKAAVSVYERMGFSIHETDLMYRTES, encoded by the coding sequence ATGACAGACGAGACGCCCGCCAGGACACCCGCCGCCCTCCGTCAGATCGACACGTACGACGTGCTCACGGCCGAGCAGGCCACCGCCGTGCTCGCGCTCCTCACGGAGGCCGCGCGCACCGACGGCCAGCAGGCCGTGTCCGAGCAGGGACGCCTCCAGCTGCGCGGCGGCGCCCGGGAGGGCGTGCGGCATCTGCTCCTGACGGTCGACGGCGAACTCGTCGGCTACGCACAGCTGGAGGACAACGACCCCGTCGAGGCCCCGGCCGCCGAGCTGGTGGTGCACCCGGCGCACCGCGGCCACGGGCACGGCCGTGCGCTCGGCGCCGCGCTGCTCGCGGAGTCGGGCAGGCGGCTGCGGGTGTGGGCGCACGGCGGGCACTCCGCGGCCCGGCACCTGGCGCAGGTGCTCGGCCTCACCCTGTTCCGCGAGCTGCGCCAGATGCGCCGGCCCCTGGACGGCCTCGACCTCGCCGAGCCGGCGCTGCCCGAGGGCGTGCGCGTACGCGCCTTCGTCCCCGGCGCGGACGACGCCGCCTGGCTCGCGGTGAACGCGGAGGCGTTCGCGCACCACCCGGAGCAGGGCTCGCTGACGCAGCGGGACCTCGACGACCGCAAGGCGGAGCCGTGGTTCGACCCGGCCGGGTTCTTCCTGGCCGAGCGCGTCTCCCCGGACGGCGCCGAGCTGATCGGCTTCCACTGGACGAAGACGCACGCGGCGGAGCGGCTCGGCGAGGTGTACGTCCTCGGGGTACGGCCCGGCGCCCAGGGCGGCGGCCTCGGCAAGTCCCTCACCGCGATCGGCCTCCGCCACCTGGCCGCGGCGGGCCTCCCGACGGCGATGCTGTACGTCGACGCGGACAACAAGGCGGCGGTGAGCGTGTACGAGCGGATGGGGTTCAGCATCCACGAGACGGACCTGATGTACCGCACGGAGTCCTGA